The genomic segment AAAGAACCCGAGAGTCATGGAAAAGGCACAAAAAGAAGTGAGACAAGTCTTCAATGATCTTGGAACTATTCCTGACGAAACAAGCCTTCATGATCTaaaattcttgaatttgattatcAAAGAAACTCTAAGATTACATCCTCCTATACCATTGATTCCAAGAGAGTGTAGGAAGAGATGTCATGTTAATGGATACGACATTCACGTCAAAGGTAAAGTATTGATTAATGCATGGGCAATTGGAAGAGATCCCAGTTTTTGGAATGAACCTGAGAGATTCATCAATGTTTCGACTTCGAATTCATCTCATTCGGTGCCGGAAATTAGAGGATGTGTCCATTGAGTTTGCACTTGCGCAAATGACTGAGTCTCTTGGTGgcgcaattaaaagaaaacgagatcttaagttaattttcatttcatatcGTTCACTCGTGGGATAAAAactgttaaattattttagcactaaaatatattatgaaataaaagttgtctcaattatgatttttaaaatttatcttattatatttgagttgtcataacttaattttggttctctaaaaattatttgtatatttttatttttatttttattcaaaaactccaaaaacatcagaattgaaaattcaaaaaatatttttgggacACGAGAAGATAAATATTTCAGCtgcaaaagataaaaatgctAGAAAAATAGCCAGATTGAAGTATGCTGACAAGATGGGTTGAAAAAAGacttaatttgaagcaaaatttAAGGTTGAAATCCAATtcgatcaaaattaaaagaattaattaggttcaacaacataattaaacttttcatGTATTGAGAGGATTTAATCAGAGactcaattaaagaaaataaaagtttggaGTATTAATTTAGATCAATTCGCAAAGATTAGAATATTAGGAATGTAATTGGAGCATGGTTAAATTGATGCAATCATGGGTGCAATTGcaggaaaataaaagtttgaaagCTAATTAAAGGTAAATTGAACAATTCTAAAACCAAGGATCAAAGTAAAAGAGACATGTGTATTCAAGGActataattgattaaaaatcatgggtaaatttaaaaaaattagaattttaaagcTCAAtcgataatgaaattaaaagtattccaaaccaaaaactatattaGAAAAGATAATGCCAAAATTAACATTACCagggatttaataaaaaaaaatcttgaataatcAATTCAAATTGTCCGAATTCAATGAAATAGAAGGAGCCTAGGCACCTTCCCCACCTTCTATAAATAGGGGGAGAGGACAGAACTGAAAAACCCACACCCACACACTGCGTTCGCAATCAGTCCAACCAAAACCAGAGGGAATTCCCTTGTCCCACCTTTCCTCCCCTGTTCCAGCAAAAGACACCATTTCTCCTCCCCTACAGCACCAAGTACACCACACGAGAACACCACCAGCATCCTATTCCAGCCAAAAACAACAATCAGAGACCCTGTcactaattaatatttgtttttcagaaTAGAGCAAATGTTGCTCTCCCTCCCTGTTTTTTTAACCATCCTTCTCGTTATCTCCATTTTATGGACATGGACGAAACTTATCAAAAGCAACAAGTCAAGTTCAAATCCACCTCCTGGGCCATGGAAATTACCCTTTATTGGAAACCTTCACCAGCTAGTTCACCCTCTGCCCCATCATCGCCTAAGGGACTTGGCTAAGAAATTTGGACCTGTCATGCAACTTCAAGTTGGTGAAGTTTCCACTGTCATTATTTCTTCATCAGAAGCGGCGAAAGAAGTGATGAAAACCCATGAAATCAACTTTGTTGAAAGACCTCATCTCCTAGCTGCAAGCGTCCTGTTCTACAACCGTAAAGACATTGCATTTGCGCCGTATGGCGAATATTGGAGACAACTAAGAAAAGTTTCCATATTAGAGCTTCTTTCGGCAAAACGTGTACGATCATTCAAATCTATTAGGGAAGAAGaagtatctaattttattacttcCATTTATTCAAAAGAGGGGTCTCCAATCAACCTTAGTAGGATGATATTTTCTTTAGAAAATGGCATCACTGCGAGAACAAGCATTGGTAAGAAATGCAAAAACCAAGAAGCTTTCTTACCAATCGTTGAGGAATTGGCGGAGGCACTTGGAGGTTTGAATATGATAGATATATTCCCTTCCTCCAAATTTCTTTACATGGTCAGTCGGGTCAGGTCTAGACTCGAAAGGATGCACAGAGAAGCAGATGATATACTTGAAAGCATCATCTCCGAGCGTAGAGCCAACTCCGCTTTAGCGTCAAAGATGGGCAAGAACGAAGAGGATGATCTTCTTGGTGTTCTTTTGAATCTTCAAGACCATGGAAACCTTGAATTCCAATTAACAACAAGCACTATCAAAGCAATCATCCTGGTTAGTATATATTTTCGCTTTGTTAGaagaactaattaattaatcaattttttaataaaaaaaatataaccatcCACAAACTTGATGAAatgaaatcatatatatatatatatatatatatatttaaaagcaaACCAACGGTctatactctatatttttacttaCATCATGTTACTCCTCCTAACTGGAAGTGAACTCAATCCTTTCTAATACGTCATGCTTTACTTAATTACCTTTCAGGAAATGTTCAGTGGTGGAGGTGACACTTCGTCAACAGCTTTAGAATGGGCAATGTCAGAATTGATAAAGAACCCGAGAGTCATGGAAAAGGCACAAAAAGAAGTGAGACAAGTCTTCAATGATCTTGGAACTATTCCTGACGAAACAAGCCTTCATGATTTAAAATTCTTGAAGTTGATTATCAAAGAAACTCTAAGATTACATCCTTCTATACCATTGATTCCAAGAGAGTGTAGGAAGAGATGTAATGTTAATGGATACGACATCCACGTCAAAAGTAAAGTATTGATTAATGCATGGGCAATTGGAAGAGATCCTAATTATTGGAATGAACCTGAGAGATTCTATCCAGAGAGATTCATCAATGTTTCGACTGATTTTAAGGGGAGCGACTTCGAATTCATCCCATTTGGTGCTGGAAAGAGGATGTGTCCTGGCATGTTGTTTGCTACAGCCAACACTGAGTTTCCACTTGCGCAGATGTTATACCATTTTGACTGGAAACCTGCTGGTGGATTGAAGCCTGAAAATCTTGACATGACTGAGTCTTTTGGTGGCGCagttaaaagaaaacaagatcTTAAGTTGATTCCCATTTCATATCGTTCACTCGTGGGATAAAAACTGCTAAATCATTTTAGCGCTAAAATATGTTATGAAATAAAAGTTGTATTTATCTTATAATGCATGATATGTTATGAAATAAAAGTTACATTTATCTtataatatatgatataatttagttgtcataattatgatttttaatatttatcttatcATATGTGAGTTGTCATAACTTAAATTTAGTTCTCCTAatattatttgtatatttttattttttattgaaaaaatctaaaaaaaatcagaaagttAATATCCAAAAATTTTTTTCGAGGCGAGGAGATAAATCTTTGAgctgaaaaagataaaaatgctaGAAGAATAGCCAATTCAGGGTATGCTGATAAGATGAGGTGAATAAAGacttaatttgaagcaaaatttaagatttaaatcCGACttgaacaaaattaacaaaatcaccgacggattaaacagtcgtcggtgttatttggcgattttctgaaaaaatttagattaaattaaaattttaaattaaatattacagatggaatcaccgacggaatgattaaa from the Populus nigra chromosome 9, ddPopNigr1.1, whole genome shotgun sequence genome contains:
- the LOC133703242 gene encoding cytochrome P450 726A27-like; this encodes MLLSLPVFLTILLVISILWTWTKLIKSNKSSSNPPPGPWKLPFIGNLHQLVHPLPHHRLRDLAKKFGPVMQLQVGEVSTVIISSSEAAKEVMKTHEINFVERPHLLAASVLFYNRKDIAFAPYGEYWRQLRKVSILELLSAKRVRSFKSIREEEVSNFITSIYSKEGSPINLSRMIFSLENGITARTSIGKKCKNQEAFLPIVEELAEALGGLNMIDIFPSSKFLYMVSRVRSRLERMHREADDILESIISERRANSALASKMGKNEEDDLLGVLLNLQDHGNLEFQLTTSTIKAIILEMFSGGGDTSSTALEWAMSELIKNPRVMEKAQKEVRQVFNDLGTIPDETSLHDLKFLKLIIKETLRLHPSIPLIPRECRKRCNVNGYDIHVKSKVLINAWAIGRDPNYWNEPERFYPERFINVSTDFKGSDFEFIPFGAGKRMCPGMLFATANTEFPLAQMLYHFDWKPAGGLKPENLDMTESFGGAVKRKQDLKLIPISYRSLVG